From Armatimonadota bacterium, one genomic window encodes:
- a CDS encoding acyl-CoA thioesterase has product MFDAVTEERIRVRYGETDQMGHAYYANYLLWFEQARGAWCRDRGFTYKSMEECGYKLPVVEIWARYRGEIKYDDTIRIEVRLAEIKRSSLKFQYEIVNESTGKRCTEGYSWHVLVGDGMKAVAIPSDIRDLLMRDPAEHSTLA; this is encoded by the coding sequence ATGTTCGACGCTGTCACTGAAGAGCGCATCCGCGTGCGATACGGCGAGACCGACCAGATGGGGCACGCGTACTACGCGAACTACCTTTTGTGGTTCGAGCAGGCCAGGGGCGCTTGGTGCCGCGACCGGGGGTTCACTTACAAGAGCATGGAGGAGTGCGGCTACAAACTGCCGGTCGTGGAGATTTGGGCTCGGTATCGCGGAGAAATCAAGTACGACGATACGATACGCATCGAAGTTCGCCTCGCCGAGATCAAACGCTCCTCACTGAAGTTCCAGTACGAAATCGTGAATGAATCGACGGGAAAGAGGTGTACCGAAGGGTACTCCTGGCACGTCCTGGTCGGGGACGGCATGAAGGCGGTCGCGATACCGAGCGACATCCGCGATCTTCTCATGCGCGACCCTGCGGAGCACAGCACGCTGGCATAA